One genomic window of Medicago truncatula cultivar Jemalong A17 chromosome 1, MtrunA17r5.0-ANR, whole genome shotgun sequence includes the following:
- the LOC11419429 gene encoding type IV inositol polyphosphate 5-phosphatase 3, translated as MKQQQQKHTANKQQQNLWATMVMRKWLNIKRKESDDYSTDPDDDDDVDDPETDSDNEEWGSRSRIRDRREDEAPAESDEFLPGLRRQKSLTVRSQYINKKELRVCVGTWNVGGKLPPNDFDIDDWLDINHPADIYVLGLQEIVPLNTSNIFVAVDTRPVPKWENLIREALNRVQSKPSKIKSFSDPPSPSKFKPSDDAPDIEEEILLESDSDIGEEIHPLGEEHNVFDGVTDKQIIDEALNISLKDSNASDIAENDLQNQLSYQRKLNRLNHFREEDSSENNETTSSQQISKLSRMVSGTERIGLSWPEPPLHLLPQKVLERPTSFKPVKSFNKTKSFRACDSFKSKTDAIDLLADIDLEALMKRKTRSSYVKIVSKQMVGIFITVWVRRSLRKHIQNMKVSTVGVGVMGYIGNKGSISVSMSIYQTLFCFICTHLTAGEKEADEIKRNADVREIHQRTHFYSLSDFGLPKSILDHERIIWFGDLNYRISLPYDKTRDLISKKHWSKLVERDQLAKELEKGVFDGWSEGKLNFPPTYKYEINSDKYIGEDPKVARRTPAWCDRILSHGNGMRLLSYKRSELKFSDHRPVTATYMAEVEVFNPKKLQRALNYTDAEIENEEVTTSFGTWNLAT; from the exons ATGAAGCAGCAGCAGCAGAAGCACACAGCCAACAAGCAACAACAG AATTTATGGGCAACTATGGTCATGCGCAAATGGCTTAACATTAAAAGAAAGGAGTCTGATGATTACAGCACTGAccctgatgatgatgatgatgtggaTGATCCTGAAACTGATTCAGACAATGAAG AGTGGGGAAGCCGTTCACGGATTAGGGACCGCAGAGAGGATGAAGCTCCGGCTGAATCAGACG AATTTCTCCCAGGCTTAAGGAGGCAAAAGTCATTGACTGTAAGGTCTCAATATATAAACAAGAAGGAACTGAG aGTATGTGTTGGGACATGGAATGTTGGAGGAAAACTTCCACCTAATGACTTTGATATTGATGATTGGCTAGACATTAACCATCCAGCTGATATCTATGTCCTTGG TCTTCAAGAGATTGTACCTTTAAACACGAGTAACATTTTTGTTGCTGTAGATACTCGTCCTGTACCGAAGTGGGAAAATTTAATTCGAGAAGCTCTGAATAGAGTTCAatcaaaaccttcaaagatAAAATCCTTTAGTGATCCTCCATCTCCATCAAAGTTTAAACCATCAGATGATGCACCAgatatagaagaagaaattctaCTAGAAAGTGATAGTGATATTGGTGAGGAGATTCATCCCTTAGGTGAAGAACATAATGTATTTGATGGAGTCACAGATAAACAAATCATAGATGAAGCACTGAATATTAGTTTGAAGGATTCAAATGCTTCTGATATAGCTGAGAACGATTTACAGAATCAGTTATCTTATCAAAGAAAGTTGAATAGGCTAAATCATTTCCGCGAGGAAGATTCATCGGAAAACAATGAAACGACTTCTTCTCAACAGATTAGTAAGCTATCTAGAATGGTTAGTGGGACTGAAAGAATTGGTTTGAGCTGGCCAGAGCCACCATTACATTTGTTGCCTCAGAAAGTATTGGAGAGACCAACTTCTTTTAAACCGGTTAAATCGTTTAATAAGACAAAGTCGTTTAGAGCCTGTGATTCTTTCAAATCAAAAACAGATGCTATAGATTTACTGGCTGATATTGATCTTGAAGCTTTGATGAAGAGGAAAACAAGATCGTCGTATGTGAAGATAGTGAGCAAGCAGATGGTTGGTATTTTCATCACGGTATGGGTTCGAAGGAGCCTGCGGAAACATATTCAGAACATGAAGGTTTCAACAGTTGGTGTTGGTGTTATGGGCTATATTGGTAACAAG ggatcaaTATCTGTCAGCATGTCTATTTATCAGACACTTTTTTGCTTTATATGCACCCACCTTACGGCAGGTGAAAAGGAAGCAGATGAAATCAAAAGAAATGCCGATGTTCGCGAAATACATCAGAGGACCCATTTTTATTCACTTTCTGATTTTGGACTTCCCAAAAGTATCCTGGATCATGA AAGAATAATTTGGTTTGGTGATCTGAATTACCGTATCAGCTTGCCATATGATAAAACAAGAGATCTTATCTCAAAAAAGCATTGGTCAAAATTGGTTGAGAGAGACCAG CTTGCTAAAGAATTAGAGAAAGGTGTTTTTGATGGATGGTCAGAAGGTAAGTTAAACTTCCCACCCACCTATAAGTACGAGATCAATTCAGATAAGTACATCGGAGAGGACCCAAAGGTTGCGAGGCGTACACCAGCATG GTGCGATCGTATTCTATCACATGGAAATGGAATGAGATTACTGAGTTACAAAAGGAGTGAACTTAAATTTTCAGACCATAGACCCGTGACTGCCACATATATGGCAGAGGTTGAGGTGTTCAATCCAAAGAAGCTACAGAGAGCACTTAATTACACTGATGCAGagattgaaaatgaagaagtCACGACAAGTTTCGGCACTTGGAATTTAGCAACATAA
- the LOC112419182 gene encoding uncharacterized protein, giving the protein MEKCDEFLKLMNDLKALRIDTEGGDTTTLENLNKQFIDFKLRLNSSEEDHELHAEIDRLESMIKLYQLKIKLHQSFLGCFANMKECRDELCKLMAEPKALRIDPIGFKDKLQDLYERYKGYKLMFNSLLQEYQITYHERFQGESEFDDLEPLFQFVFDTVEKKLRKI; this is encoded by the exons ATG GAAAAGTGCGATGAGTTTTTAAAACTGATGAACGATTTGAAGGCTCTAAGAATTGACACAGAAGGTGGTGACACAACAACATTGGAAAATTTGAATAAACAATTTATAGATTTTAAATTGAGATTGAATTCCTCGGAAGAAGACCATGAACTCCATGCTGAAATTGATAGACTAGAGTCAATGATTAAACTTTATCAATTGAAGATTAAACTTCATCAAAGTTTTTTGGGCTGTTTCGCAAATATGAAGGAATGCCGTGATGAGTTGTGTAAATTGATGGCTGAACCCAAGGCTCTAAGAATTGATCCAATAGGCTTCAAAGACAAACTGCAAGATCTGTATGAAAGATATAAAGGATATAAATTGATGTTCAACTCATTGTTGCAGGAATATCAAATCACTTATCATGAACGGTTCCAGGGAGAGagtgaatttgatgatttagaGCCCTTGTTTCAATTTGTTTTCGACACTGTGGAGAAGAAGTTGCGAAAGATATAG